One Mycolicibacterium pulveris genomic region harbors:
- a CDS encoding SDR family oxidoreductase — translation MTRQKILITGASSGLGAGMARAFAAKGRDLALCARRTDRLDELKAELLDRHRHIRVAVAALDVNDHDQVPKVFRELSGELGGIDRVIVNAGIGKGAPLGTGKLWANKATIETNLVAALVQIETALEMFKEADGGHLVLVSSVLGNKGVPGVKAAYAASKAGVSSLGESLRAEYATGPIKITVLEPGYIESEMTAQSKSTMLMVDNETGVRAMVGAIERETERAAVPWWPWAPLVQLLKVLPPRFTKPFA, via the coding sequence GATCACCGGCGCGAGCTCCGGCCTGGGCGCCGGGATGGCTCGCGCATTCGCCGCGAAAGGCCGCGACCTGGCGCTGTGCGCCCGCCGCACCGACCGTCTCGACGAGTTGAAGGCCGAACTGCTCGACCGCCATCGACACATCAGGGTGGCTGTCGCCGCCCTGGACGTCAACGACCACGACCAGGTACCGAAGGTGTTCAGAGAGCTTTCCGGCGAACTGGGCGGCATCGACCGGGTCATCGTCAACGCGGGCATCGGCAAGGGCGCACCGCTGGGGACGGGCAAGCTGTGGGCGAACAAGGCCACGATCGAGACGAACCTCGTTGCGGCGCTTGTGCAGATCGAAACGGCGCTGGAGATGTTCAAGGAGGCCGACGGCGGGCACCTGGTGCTCGTCTCGTCGGTCCTCGGCAACAAGGGAGTGCCGGGCGTGAAAGCCGCCTACGCCGCCAGCAAGGCCGGGGTGTCCTCGCTCGGCGAATCGCTGCGCGCTGAGTACGCCACAGGGCCGATCAAAATCACCGTTCTCGAACCCGGCTACATCGAATCCGAGATGACCGCGCAGTCCAAGTCGACGATGTTGATGGTGGACAACGAAACCGGCGTGCGCGCGATGGTCGGCGCCATCGAACGCGAGACCGAGCGCGCGGCGGTGCCGTGGTGGCCGTGGGCGCCGCTGGTTCAGCTGCTGAAGGTGCTGCCGCCGCGGTTCACCAAACCGTTCGCCTAG
- a CDS encoding SDR family NAD(P)-dependent oxidoreductase, translating to MRVLLTGGTGFVGAWTAKAVVEAGHQVRFLVRNPARLATSAVQIGMDTGDTGDYAVGDIADADSTAAAMDGCDAVIHSAAMVSIDPRQADAMLRTNLAGARNVLGVAADRGLDPIVHVSSFTALFSAGCRTLHADLPVAGGSDGYGKSKAEVEKYARGLQRAGVPVAITYPGMVLGPPAGDQFGEAAQGVAAAIQMRGVPGRGAAWTIVDVRDLAALHAALLEPGKGPRRYMAGGHRVEISDLASMIGRAAGVSLLVYPIPDVLLRNIGRVVDVIGPYLPFDTPMTAAAMQYYTQMPDCDDSPSELELGITYRDPQETLADTVSGLRRVGRL from the coding sequence ATGAGGGTGCTGTTGACCGGTGGGACCGGATTTGTCGGCGCGTGGACGGCCAAAGCCGTCGTCGAGGCGGGCCACCAGGTGAGATTTCTGGTCCGCAACCCGGCACGGCTGGCGACAAGCGCCGTGCAGATCGGCATGGACACCGGGGACACCGGGGACTACGCCGTCGGCGACATCGCCGACGCTGATTCCACGGCCGCGGCAATGGACGGCTGCGATGCCGTAATCCATTCCGCGGCAATGGTATCCATCGACCCACGACAGGCCGACGCGATGCTGCGGACCAACCTCGCCGGCGCCAGGAACGTGCTGGGGGTGGCTGCCGATCGCGGCCTCGACCCGATCGTGCACGTGTCCAGCTTCACCGCGTTGTTCAGTGCCGGCTGCCGCACGCTGCACGCCGATCTGCCGGTCGCGGGCGGGTCGGATGGTTACGGGAAATCCAAGGCGGAGGTGGAGAAGTACGCGCGGGGTCTGCAGCGGGCGGGCGTGCCGGTCGCCATCACGTATCCCGGCATGGTGCTCGGACCGCCGGCGGGTGATCAGTTCGGTGAAGCGGCCCAAGGCGTTGCGGCGGCGATACAGATGCGCGGTGTGCCCGGCCGCGGCGCGGCGTGGACGATCGTGGACGTGCGAGACCTTGCCGCCCTGCACGCCGCGTTGCTCGAACCCGGTAAGGGCCCGCGTCGCTACATGGCAGGCGGTCACCGCGTCGAAATCAGCGACCTGGCGTCGATGATCGGACGCGCAGCCGGCGTATCGCTGCTGGTATACCCGATACCGGATGTTTTACTCCGCAATATCGGGCGCGTGGTCGACGTGATCGGGCCGTATCTGCCGTTCGACACGCCGATGACCGCGGCGGCGATGCAGTACTACACGCAGATGCCGGATTGCGACGACTCGCCGAGCGAGCTCGAACTCGGCATCACCTACCGCGACCCGCAGGAAACGCTGGCGGACACCGTTTCCGGGCTCCGGCGGGTCGGTCGACTGTGA
- the pgi gene encoding glucose-6-phosphate isomerase — MSADIPDITATSAWQALQRHHDDIGDRHLRQLFADDPARGTELTLTVGDLYIDYSKHRVTRETLRLLVDLARAARLEQRRDAMFSGVHINTSEDRAVLHTALRLPRDAELVVDGQDVVSDVHAVLDRMGDFTDRLRSGEWTGATGERIKTVVNIGIGGSDLGPVMVTLALRHYADAGIAARFVSNVDPADLVAKLDGLDPATTLFIVASKTFSTLETLTNATAARRWLTDALGDAAVAKHFVAVSTNKKLVDDFGINTENMFGFWDWVGGRYSVDSAIGLSVMAVIGRERFAEFLAGFHVVDEHFRTAPLEANAPALLGLIGLWYNNFFGAQSRAVLPYSNDLSRFAAYLQQLTMESNGKFVRADGTRVTTDTGEIFWGEPGTNGQHAFYQLLHQGTRLVPADFIGFSQPTDDLATADGSGSMHDLLMSNFFAQTQVLAFGKTAEEIAAEGTPPDVVPHKVMPGNRPTTSILATKLTPSTVGQLIALYEHQVFTEGVIWSIDSFDQWGVELGKTQAKALLPVITADAAPGQQSDSSTDALVRRYRVERGRPA; from the coding sequence ATGAGTGCCGACATACCCGATATCACGGCAACCAGCGCATGGCAGGCATTGCAGCGGCATCACGACGACATCGGCGACAGGCATCTGCGGCAGTTGTTCGCCGACGACCCGGCGCGCGGCACCGAGTTGACGCTGACGGTCGGCGATCTCTACATCGACTACAGCAAGCACCGGGTGACGCGGGAAACGTTGCGGCTGCTGGTGGACCTGGCCCGTGCCGCGCGGCTCGAGCAGCGCCGCGACGCCATGTTCTCCGGCGTGCACATCAACACCTCCGAGGACCGTGCCGTGCTGCACACGGCGCTGCGGCTGCCGCGCGACGCCGAGCTGGTGGTCGACGGCCAGGACGTCGTCTCCGACGTGCATGCGGTGCTGGACCGGATGGGCGATTTCACCGACCGGCTGCGCAGCGGCGAGTGGACCGGCGCCACGGGCGAACGCATCAAGACCGTGGTCAACATCGGCATCGGCGGTTCCGATCTCGGGCCGGTGATGGTCACGTTGGCGCTGCGGCACTACGCCGACGCCGGTATCGCGGCGCGGTTCGTGTCCAACGTCGATCCGGCCGACTTGGTGGCCAAGCTCGACGGGCTTGACCCGGCCACAACGCTTTTCATCGTCGCGTCCAAGACGTTCTCGACGCTGGAGACGCTGACCAACGCCACGGCCGCGCGCCGCTGGCTGACCGATGCGCTCGGGGACGCCGCGGTGGCCAAGCATTTCGTCGCGGTGTCGACCAACAAGAAGCTGGTGGACGACTTCGGTATCAACACCGAGAACATGTTCGGTTTCTGGGATTGGGTCGGCGGCCGCTACTCCGTCGACAGCGCAATCGGATTGAGCGTGATGGCCGTCATCGGCAGGGAACGCTTCGCGGAGTTTCTGGCCGGGTTCCATGTCGTCGACGAGCATTTCCGCACCGCGCCGCTGGAGGCCAACGCACCGGCGCTGCTGGGCCTGATCGGCTTGTGGTACAACAACTTCTTCGGTGCGCAGTCACGCGCTGTGCTGCCGTACTCCAACGACCTGTCGCGGTTCGCGGCATACCTGCAGCAGCTGACGATGGAGTCCAACGGCAAGTTCGTGCGCGCCGACGGCACCCGGGTGACCACCGACACGGGTGAGATCTTCTGGGGCGAACCGGGAACCAACGGTCAGCACGCGTTCTATCAACTTCTGCATCAAGGCACCCGGCTGGTGCCCGCGGACTTCATCGGGTTCTCGCAGCCCACAGACGATCTCGCGACCGCCGACGGCTCGGGCAGCATGCACGACCTGTTGATGAGCAACTTCTTCGCTCAAACCCAGGTGCTCGCGTTCGGCAAGACCGCCGAGGAGATCGCCGCCGAGGGCACGCCACCGGACGTGGTGCCGCACAAGGTGATGCCGGGCAACCGGCCCACGACGTCGATCCTCGCGACGAAGCTGACCCCGTCCACCGTCGGTCAGCTGATCGCGCTCTACGAGCACCAGGTGTTCACCGAGGGCGTGATCTGGAGTATCGACTCATTCGACCAGTGGGGTGTCGAGCTCGGCAAGACCCAGGCCAAGGCGCTGCTGCCGGTGATCACCGCCGACGCGGCGCCCGGGCAGCAGTCGGATTCGTCGACCGACGCGCTGGTGCGCCGCTACCGCGTGGAACGCGGTCGCCCGGCCTAA
- a CDS encoding NAD-dependent succinate-semialdehyde dehydrogenase, translating to MDTAKLLSSVPTGLWIGGEQRQGSSTFDVLDPSDDQVLATVANATPDDAIAALDAACEVQARWAATAPRERGEILRAVFEKITERAEDIATLMTLEMGKVLPESMGEVKYGAEFFRWFAEEAVRIAGRYTPSPAGTGRVLVTKQPVGPCYAITPWNFPLAMGTRKMGPAFAAGCTMIVKPAQETPLTMLLLAKLMDDAGLPKGVLSVLPTNSPGPVTEALIDDGRLRKLTFTGSTGVGKALVKQSADKLLRTSMELGGNAPFVVFDDADVDAAVDGAILAKMRNGGEACTAANRFHVANAVREEFTEKLVKRMSEFTLGKGIDESATLGPLINAKQVATVTELVSDAVSRGATVAVGGEAPGGPGNFYPATVLTDVPADARILKEEVFGPVAPIIGFDTEDEGVAAANDTEYGLAAYVYTRSLDRALRVADAIQSGMVGINRGVISDPAAPFGGVKESGFGREGGFEGMDEYLDIKYIALTK from the coding sequence ATGGATACCGCGAAGCTGCTGTCGTCAGTGCCCACCGGACTGTGGATCGGCGGTGAACAACGCCAGGGGTCTTCGACGTTCGACGTGCTCGACCCCTCCGACGACCAGGTGCTGGCGACCGTCGCCAACGCCACCCCCGACGACGCGATCGCCGCGCTGGACGCCGCGTGCGAGGTGCAGGCCCGATGGGCCGCCACCGCGCCGCGCGAACGCGGCGAGATCCTGCGCGCGGTGTTCGAGAAGATCACCGAACGCGCCGAGGACATCGCCACGCTGATGACGCTGGAGATGGGCAAGGTGCTCCCGGAGAGCATGGGCGAGGTCAAATACGGCGCGGAGTTCTTCCGCTGGTTCGCCGAAGAGGCGGTACGCATCGCGGGCCGCTACACGCCCAGCCCGGCGGGCACCGGCCGGGTCCTGGTCACCAAGCAGCCCGTCGGCCCCTGCTACGCGATCACCCCGTGGAACTTCCCGCTGGCGATGGGCACCCGCAAGATGGGCCCGGCGTTCGCCGCAGGCTGCACGATGATCGTCAAACCAGCCCAGGAGACGCCGCTGACCATGCTGCTGCTGGCCAAGCTGATGGACGACGCCGGGCTGCCCAAGGGCGTGCTGTCGGTGCTGCCGACCAACAGCCCCGGGCCGGTCACCGAGGCGCTGATCGACGACGGCCGGCTGCGCAAGCTGACGTTCACCGGCTCCACCGGCGTGGGCAAGGCGTTGGTGAAGCAGTCGGCCGACAAGCTGCTGCGCACCTCGATGGAGCTCGGCGGCAACGCGCCGTTCGTGGTGTTCGACGACGCCGACGTCGACGCCGCGGTCGACGGCGCGATCCTGGCCAAGATGCGCAACGGCGGCGAGGCCTGCACGGCGGCCAACCGTTTCCACGTCGCCAACGCCGTGCGCGAGGAGTTCACCGAGAAGCTCGTCAAGCGGATGAGCGAGTTCACCCTCGGCAAGGGCATCGACGAGTCGGCCACCCTCGGCCCGCTGATCAACGCCAAGCAGGTCGCCACCGTCACCGAGCTGGTATCCGACGCGGTCTCGCGCGGCGCCACCGTCGCCGTCGGCGGTGAAGCCCCCGGCGGACCCGGCAATTTCTACCCGGCCACCGTGCTGACCGACGTCCCCGCCGACGCCCGCATCCTCAAGGAGGAGGTGTTCGGGCCCGTCGCGCCGATCATCGGTTTCGACACCGAAGACGAGGGGGTCGCCGCCGCCAACGACACCGAGTACGGGCTGGCCGCCTACGTCTACACCCGGTCGCTGGACCGCGCGCTGCGCGTCGCCGACGCCATCCAATCCGGCATGGTCGGCATCAACCGCGGCGTGATCTCCGACCCGGCCGCGCCGTTCGGCGGCGTCAAGGAGTCCGGCTTCGGGCGGGAGGGCGGATTCGAAGGCATGGACGAATATCTCGACATCAAATACATCGCGTTGACGAAGTAG
- a CDS encoding acyltransferase family protein: MNARRYVAPADRRPLSHRFARARRRRDIPALDGLRAVAVALVLADHGGIPGVSGGFLGVDVFFVLSGFLITSLLLDEHARTGRIGLTDFWIRRARRLLPALLVVVLAVVAVRQLFPAEAIASLRDDAVASFFWVANWAFVAQRTDYFAQGAPPSPLQHMWSLGVEEQYYLLWPVLLIGVAVVFRARLRAAVLVLATVGAAASATAAVIYTTDASLNRIYFGTDTRAQALLIGAAAAALLVRDWSTVTMGGPVIRARWRRWLARALSLIGLVVLGLAVHHATGSTADFRGGLLIIVAIAAVFVVAAVAMDQDGPVARVLAWRPLVWLGAISYGVYLWHWPIFLALNGERTGWSGWSLFALRCAVTIALAAVSWWLLEQPVRRWRPVIVPMLPLAAATAATAAVVTMTVLPVGVKPAEQVPSEVDSAAFVGAEVPVEVQRPAQLAPGTRTVAVFGDSVAWTIMRYLPPTPGFAFSNYTTIGCGIARGGPYRHVGETLNQKPECDAWPSRWAQRINHDRPDVVLLIIGRWEVVDRMHEGRWAHIGDPVYDAYLRTELNRALDILGSTGARVVVTTEPYNRRGERADGTLYPEDRPGRVDDWNDLLRRVATKRPNVTVLDLNRKLGPNGGYTNRIDGIRMRSDGLHPTPDAVEWLTPWLTDALK; this comes from the coding sequence GTGAATGCGCGCCGATACGTCGCGCCCGCTGATCGTCGCCCGCTGTCACATCGCTTCGCGCGTGCGCGTCGGCGCCGCGACATCCCCGCCCTCGACGGCCTCCGCGCCGTGGCGGTGGCCCTCGTACTCGCCGACCACGGCGGCATCCCCGGCGTCTCCGGCGGCTTTCTCGGCGTCGACGTCTTCTTCGTGCTGAGCGGCTTCCTGATCACCTCGCTGCTGCTCGACGAGCACGCCCGCACCGGGCGAATCGGCCTCACCGACTTCTGGATCCGCCGCGCCCGCAGGCTGCTGCCCGCCCTGCTCGTGGTGGTGCTGGCGGTGGTCGCCGTGCGGCAGCTGTTTCCGGCCGAAGCGATCGCGTCGCTGCGCGACGACGCCGTCGCCTCGTTCTTCTGGGTGGCCAACTGGGCGTTTGTCGCGCAACGCACCGACTACTTCGCGCAGGGTGCGCCGCCGTCGCCGCTGCAACACATGTGGTCGCTCGGCGTGGAGGAGCAGTACTACCTGCTCTGGCCGGTGCTGCTGATCGGGGTGGCCGTCGTGTTCCGCGCGCGGCTGCGGGCGGCCGTGCTGGTGCTGGCGACCGTCGGCGCGGCGGCGTCGGCGACCGCGGCGGTCATCTACACCACCGACGCGTCGCTGAACCGGATCTACTTCGGCACCGACACCCGCGCGCAGGCGCTGCTCATCGGTGCTGCGGCGGCGGCGCTGCTGGTGCGCGACTGGTCGACGGTCACGATGGGCGGGCCGGTGATCCGGGCGCGGTGGCGGCGATGGCTCGCCAGGGCGCTGTCGCTGATCGGGCTGGTGGTGTTGGGCCTGGCCGTGCACCACGCGACGGGCAGCACCGCCGATTTCCGCGGCGGGCTGCTGATCATCGTGGCGATCGCGGCGGTGTTCGTCGTCGCCGCGGTGGCGATGGACCAGGACGGGCCGGTGGCCCGCGTGCTGGCGTGGCGCCCGCTGGTGTGGCTGGGGGCCATCTCCTACGGCGTCTACCTCTGGCACTGGCCGATCTTCTTGGCGCTCAACGGAGAACGGACCGGCTGGTCGGGCTGGTCGTTGTTCGCGCTGCGATGCGCGGTGACGATCGCGCTGGCCGCGGTGTCGTGGTGGTTGCTCGAGCAGCCGGTGCGACGGTGGCGTCCGGTGATCGTTCCGATGCTGCCGCTGGCCGCTGCCACCGCCGCCACCGCCGCGGTGGTGACGATGACGGTGCTTCCCGTGGGGGTAAAACCCGCCGAGCAGGTTCCCAGCGAGGTCGACTCGGCCGCGTTCGTCGGCGCCGAGGTGCCCGTCGAAGTGCAGCGGCCCGCTCAACTGGCGCCGGGCACCAGGACCGTCGCGGTGTTCGGCGACTCGGTGGCGTGGACGATCATGCGCTATCTGCCGCCGACGCCGGGGTTCGCGTTCAGCAACTACACCACGATCGGCTGCGGGATCGCCCGCGGCGGACCGTATCGGCACGTCGGCGAGACCCTGAACCAGAAGCCGGAGTGCGACGCGTGGCCGAGCCGGTGGGCGCAGCGCATCAACCACGACCGGCCCGACGTCGTGCTGCTGATCATCGGCCGCTGGGAGGTGGTCGACCGGATGCACGAGGGCCGATGGGCGCACATCGGCGATCCGGTTTACGACGCCTATCTGCGCACCGAGCTCAACCGTGCGCTCGACATCCTCGGCTCCACGGGTGCGCGCGTCGTGGTGACGACCGAGCCGTACAACCGCCGCGGCGAGCGGGCCGACGGCACCCTCTATCCGGAGGATCGGCCCGGGCGCGTCGACGACTGGAACGATCTGCTGCGCCGCGTCGCGACCAAACGGCCCAACGTCACGGTGCTCGACCTCAACCGCAAGCTGGGGCCCAACGGCGGCTACACCAACCGCATCGACGGCATCCGGATGCGCAGCGACGGGCTGCACCCGACGCCGGACGCGGTGGAGTGGCTGACGCCGTGGCTGACCGACGCCCTCAAGTAG
- a CDS encoding chorismate mutase translates to MRPELPHNENEENAMTTETEPVADIDQLRQEIDRLDAAILEAVKRRTEVSKLIGKARMASGGTRLVHSREMKVIERYSELGPEGKDLAMLLLRLGRGRLGH, encoded by the coding sequence ATGAGACCAGAATTGCCGCACAACGAGAACGAAGAGAATGCCATGACTACTGAAACTGAGCCGGTCGCCGACATCGACCAATTGCGCCAGGAGATCGACCGGCTGGACGCCGCGATCCTGGAGGCCGTCAAGCGCCGTACCGAGGTGTCCAAGCTCATCGGCAAGGCCCGAATGGCCTCCGGCGGCACCCGCCTGGTGCACAGCCGCGAGATGAAGGTCATCGAGCGCTACAGCGAACTCGGCCCGGAGGGCAAGGACCTCGCGATGCTGCTGCTGCGCCTGGGCCGCGGCCGCCTCGGCCACTGA
- the pcrA gene encoding DNA helicase PcrA, translating into MSVHVTGSDAMTGMDSADGDLLAGLNPQQRQAVLHEGSPLLIVAGAGSGKTAVLTRRIAYLLAERDVGVGQVLAITFTNKAAAEMRERVVALVGPRARAMWVSTFHSTCVRILRNQASLLPGLNSNFSIYDADDSRRLLQMIGKDLGLDTKRYSARLLANGISNLKNELIGPQEAASDAADVGEELPRIIAEVYAEYQRRLRAANALDFDDLIGETVAVLQAFPQIAQYYRRRFRHILVDEYQDTNHAQYVLVRELVGRESPGDDPAGVAPAELCVVGDADQSIYAFRGATIRNIEDFERDFPNATTILLEQNYRSTQNILNAANSVISRNTGRREKKLWTDAGEGELIVGYVADNEHDEARFVAGEIDTLVERGDLTYNDIAVFYRTNNSSRALEEVFIRSGIPYKVVGGVRFYERKEIRDIVAYLRVLDNPGDSVSMRRILNTPRRGIGDRAEACVAVHAENTGLSFNDALQAAAEGKVPLLNTRSEKAIAGFVAMLDELRGQLDGELGDLVEAVLDRTGYRTTLESSSDPQDLARLDNLNELVSVAHEFSTDLANAQALGEIDPADEDIPDTSVLAQFLERVSLVADADELPEHGAGVVTMMTLHTAKGLEFPAVFVTGWEDGMFPHMRALGDPTELSEERRLAYVGITRARQRLYVSRAKVRSSWGQPMLNPESRFLKEIPQHLIDWRRTDPTPSFSAPVSGAGRFGAPRPAPTRSSAGKRPMVVLEPGDRVSHDKYGLGRVEEVSGVGESAMSLIDFGSAGRVKLMHNHAPITKL; encoded by the coding sequence ATGAGTGTGCATGTGACCGGTTCGGACGCCATGACCGGGATGGACTCCGCCGACGGCGACCTTTTGGCCGGCCTCAACCCGCAGCAACGCCAGGCGGTGTTGCACGAGGGCTCGCCGCTGCTGATCGTTGCCGGCGCCGGATCGGGCAAGACCGCGGTGCTCACCCGCCGGATCGCCTACCTGCTGGCCGAGCGCGACGTCGGCGTCGGGCAGGTGCTGGCCATCACGTTCACCAACAAGGCCGCCGCCGAGATGCGCGAGCGCGTGGTCGCGCTGGTCGGTCCGCGCGCCCGGGCTATGTGGGTGTCGACGTTCCACTCGACCTGCGTGCGGATCCTGCGCAACCAGGCGTCGCTGCTGCCGGGGCTGAACTCCAACTTCTCGATCTATGACGCCGACGACTCGCGGCGGCTGCTGCAGATGATCGGCAAGGATCTCGGGCTGGACACCAAACGGTATTCGGCGCGGCTGCTGGCCAACGGCATCTCCAACCTCAAGAACGAGCTGATCGGCCCGCAGGAGGCCGCGTCCGACGCCGCCGACGTCGGCGAGGAACTGCCCCGCATCATCGCCGAGGTCTACGCGGAGTACCAGCGCAGGCTGCGCGCGGCCAACGCGCTGGACTTCGATGACCTGATCGGCGAGACCGTCGCTGTGCTGCAAGCCTTTCCGCAGATCGCCCAGTACTATCGGCGACGGTTCCGGCACATCCTCGTCGACGAATACCAGGACACCAACCATGCCCAGTACGTGCTGGTGCGTGAACTCGTGGGAAGGGAGAGCCCGGGAGACGATCCAGCCGGGGTAGCGCCCGCCGAGCTGTGTGTGGTGGGCGATGCCGACCAGTCCATCTACGCGTTCCGCGGCGCCACGATCCGCAACATCGAGGACTTCGAGCGCGACTTCCCCAACGCCACAACGATTCTGCTCGAGCAGAACTACCGCTCGACGCAGAACATCCTCAATGCCGCCAACTCGGTGATCTCCCGCAACACCGGGCGGCGGGAGAAGAAGCTGTGGACCGACGCCGGGGAGGGCGAGCTCATCGTCGGCTACGTCGCCGACAACGAGCACGACGAGGCGCGGTTCGTCGCCGGTGAGATCGACACGCTGGTGGAGCGCGGTGACCTCACCTACAACGACATCGCCGTGTTCTACCGCACCAACAACTCGTCGCGCGCGTTGGAAGAGGTGTTCATCCGCTCCGGCATCCCCTACAAAGTCGTTGGGGGCGTTCGCTTTTACGAACGCAAAGAGATCCGCGACATCGTCGCCTATCTGCGGGTGCTGGACAATCCGGGCGACTCGGTGAGCATGCGGCGCATCCTGAACACCCCGCGGCGCGGAATCGGCGACCGTGCTGAGGCGTGCGTGGCGGTGCACGCCGAGAACACCGGCCTGAGTTTCAACGACGCGCTTCAGGCCGCCGCCGAGGGCAAGGTGCCGCTGCTGAACACCCGCTCGGAGAAGGCGATCGCCGGGTTCGTCGCAATGCTCGACGAGCTGCGCGGACAGCTCGACGGTGAACTGGGCGACCTGGTGGAGGCGGTGCTCGACCGCACCGGCTACCGCACCACGCTGGAATCCTCGAGTGACCCGCAGGATCTCGCGCGGCTGGACAACCTCAACGAATTGGTCAGCGTCGCACACGAATTCAGCACCGATCTCGCCAACGCCCAAGCCCTCGGCGAGATCGATCCCGCGGACGAGGACATTCCCGACACCAGCGTGCTGGCCCAGTTCCTCGAACGGGTGTCGCTGGTCGCCGATGCCGACGAGCTCCCCGAGCACGGTGCGGGTGTGGTGACGATGATGACGCTGCACACCGCGAAGGGCCTGGAGTTTCCCGCGGTGTTCGTGACCGGTTGGGAGGACGGCATGTTCCCGCACATGCGGGCGCTGGGCGACCCCACCGAGTTGTCCGAGGAACGACGGCTGGCTTACGTCGGGATCACCCGGGCCCGCCAGCGGCTCTACGTCAGCCGTGCGAAGGTACGTTCGTCGTGGGGCCAGCCGATGCTGAACCCCGAATCGCGGTTCCTCAAGGAGATTCCGCAGCACCTCATCGACTGGCGACGCACCGATCCGACGCCGTCGTTCTCCGCACCGGTCAGCGGCGCGGGCCGGTTCGGCGCGCCGCGCCCGGCCCCGACGCGGTCGTCGGCCGGTAAGCGTCCGATGGTGGTGCTGGAACCGGGGGACCGGGTCAGCCACGACAAGTACGGGCTGGGTCGCGTGGAGGAGGTGTCCGGCGTCGGCGAATCGGCGATGTCGCTCATCGACTTCGGCAGCGCGGGACGGGTCAAGCTGATGCACAACCACGCGCCGATCACCAAGCTCTGA
- a CDS encoding M23 family metallopeptidase, with protein MAAHRSSRFPAKGTTKRQITGRVTESPAEVTDIIPFNEFGDLSDVDFRESIAFDRESAVIHAPELDDLHDTDDLAPLRLAVPSEFQAGPGHQRRTRAYRDSHTDTSDGMATTDVINIGRRSAHRKPDVPVKGRLMVAAMAVGATAAGAYSMTHPSAKEADATVLAADQAALGGGAITGSMDGMQVVAVTPAANSAVHTEEIQKAAAFAQERAEREARLQRPMFVMPTRGVWTSGFGYRWGVLHGGIDIANSIGTPILAASDGVVISAGPYAGYGNMVKLRHSDGSVTLYGHLSSVLVDVGQRVWAGDQIAKMGNTGNSTGPHLHFEVLVNGTDRVDPVGWLAKRGLTP; from the coding sequence TTGGCAGCGCACCGTTCGTCCCGATTTCCCGCTAAGGGAACGACGAAACGGCAAATCACCGGTCGCGTCACCGAAAGTCCCGCTGAAGTCACCGACATCATTCCCTTCAACGAGTTCGGCGACCTGTCCGACGTGGACTTCCGGGAAAGCATCGCGTTCGATCGGGAGTCGGCCGTAATCCACGCGCCCGAGCTCGACGACCTGCACGACACCGACGACCTCGCACCGTTGCGGCTCGCCGTGCCGTCGGAGTTCCAAGCCGGCCCCGGCCATCAACGCCGCACCCGCGCCTACCGCGACAGCCACACCGACACCAGCGACGGCATGGCCACCACCGACGTCATCAACATCGGCCGTCGCAGCGCGCACCGCAAACCCGACGTGCCCGTGAAGGGTCGGCTGATGGTCGCGGCGATGGCCGTCGGCGCCACCGCGGCGGGCGCGTACTCGATGACGCACCCGTCCGCGAAGGAAGCCGACGCCACCGTCCTGGCGGCCGATCAGGCCGCGCTGGGTGGCGGCGCGATCACCGGCTCGATGGACGGCATGCAGGTCGTGGCGGTCACGCCCGCCGCCAACTCAGCCGTGCACACCGAGGAGATCCAGAAGGCGGCCGCGTTCGCGCAGGAACGCGCCGAGCGCGAAGCCCGGCTGCAGCGGCCGATGTTCGTCATGCCGACCCGCGGGGTGTGGACGTCGGGCTTCGGATACCGCTGGGGTGTCCTGCACGGCGGCATCGACATCGCCAACTCGATCGGCACGCCGATTCTGGCCGCGTCCGACGGCGTCGTCATCTCGGCGGGCCCGTATGCCGGCTACGGCAACATGGTCAAGCTGCGCCATTCCGACGGCTCGGTGACGCTCTACGGTCACCTCAGCTCGGTGCTGGTCGACGTTGGCCAGCGGGTGTGGGCCGGTGACCAGATCGCCAAGATGGGCAACACCGGCAACTCCACCGGACCGCACCTGCACTTCGAGGTGCTGGTCAACGGCACCGACCGCGTCGACCCGGTCGGTTGGCTGGCCAAGCGCGGGCTCACGCCCTGA